One part of the Nitrosophilus kaiyonis genome encodes these proteins:
- a CDS encoding ATP-grasp domain-containing protein, which translates to MKKLPKIGLLYLDYVLRFFDRSNFRGWPDKIETVVYHWKGDEERFIKEVKKKKIDVLIGNIPATAYETFRKIARELPNVRFIPSLDAQFANKSKENVTRFCWKYDIPVPKTYIFYDKKEGMEFLKNTTYPKIIKRSYGPSNYGGYYVHKVDSFEEAKELLESKKYCPIYVQDFVPMSADIRVMLIGHKPVCAFWRRPPKGHWLTNTSQGGSMDYMDVPKGVLDLAVKVSKAANAEYWACDIAVGKEDGKYRILECATAFAAFPYIRDWIGQYLMWKLSNGRFPKPNIPVYNWEELGKIDSSLLRTMRYITFGRYTPSFDGAYFLNKQKMDESGETHKIWELDEEYPMLNTEDRDYEEWPSEKYDFTKKCKGFWNEKPKKEKKARLQSSEEHIFEEVSDEEPINYTEEDIKEFLKESLGKKKYKKILEQIDAFNIAFELDNNPDSLLEIKGIKDKTLSKLLKAWEEFKKEKIETSI; encoded by the coding sequence ATGAAAAAGCTTCCTAAAATAGGGCTATTATATCTAGATTATGTGCTTAGATTTTTTGATAGGAGCAACTTTAGAGGTTGGCCGGATAAAATAGAGACAGTTGTCTATCACTGGAAAGGTGATGAAGAGCGATTTATAAAAGAGGTGAAGAAGAAAAAGATTGATGTTTTAATTGGAAATATTCCAGCAACGGCATATGAGACCTTTAGAAAAATTGCTAGAGAGCTTCCAAACGTAAGATTTATCCCAAGCCTTGATGCACAGTTTGCCAATAAAAGTAAAGAAAATGTTACAAGATTTTGTTGGAAATATGATATTCCGGTGCCAAAAACCTATATCTTTTATGATAAAAAAGAGGGGATGGAGTTTTTAAAAAATACAACATATCCAAAAATTATAAAAAGAAGTTATGGTCCAAGCAACTATGGTGGATATTATGTACATAAGGTTGACAGTTTTGAAGAGGCTAAAGAGCTTTTAGAGAGTAAAAAATATTGTCCAATTTATGTTCAAGATTTTGTTCCTATGAGTGCAGATATTAGAGTGATGTTAATCGGACATAAACCGGTTTGCGCATTTTGGAGAAGACCTCCAAAAGGGCACTGGCTGACAAATACAAGCCAAGGCGGCAGTATGGATTATATGGATGTTCCAAAAGGGGTTTTGGATCTGGCTGTAAAGGTTAGCAAAGCTGCAAATGCAGAGTATTGGGCTTGTGATATAGCCGTTGGAAAAGAGGATGGTAAATATAGAATACTTGAGTGTGCTACTGCATTTGCTGCATTTCCATATATTAGAGATTGGATAGGGCAATATTTGATGTGGAAACTAAGTAATGGTAGATTTCCAAAGCCAAATATTCCTGTTTATAACTGGGAAGAGCTTGGAAAGATAGATAGCTCGCTTCTTAGAACAATGAGATATATAACTTTTGGAAGATATACGCCAAGTTTTGATGGAGCATACTTTTTAAATAAACAAAAAATGGATGAGAGCGGAGAGACTCATAAAATATGGGAGCTTGATGAAGAGTATCCTATGCTCAATACTGAAGATAGAGATTATGAAGAGTGGCCAAGTGAAAAGTATGATTTTACAAAAAAATGCAAAGGCTTTTGGAATGAAAAACCAAAAAAAGAAAAAAAAGCAAGACTGCAATCTAGCGAAGAGCATATTTTTGAAGAGGTAAGTGATGAGGAGCCTATAAACTATACTGAAGAAGATATTAAAGAGTTTTTGAAAGAGAGTCTTGGTAAGAAAAAATATAAAAAAATTTTAGAGCAAATTGATGCTTTTAATATAGCTTTTGAACTTGATAATAATCCAGATAGTTTATTAGAGATTAAAGGTATAAAGGATAAAACTCTCTCAAAACTTTTAAAAGCCTGGGAAGAATTTAAAAAGGAGAAAATTGAAACATCAATATAA
- a CDS encoding ATP-grasp domain-containing protein, with translation MANVGIWMYQNGGGDIIQKKLVNRLQDYSHKVFTGLNLRYAIAENGKILLNGINMYELDCFFSYNAGEQTKYQVYMYEQLDKHITCINNFSAFSISEDKFKTNDILRKNGIKTADYFLCHREDIETIRNKVLEWGKAVFKTVDGWGGLGMALVDSKDKLDMILPFLNQTDLRFFYIEKFIDYDGSDFRVDLVDGEFIACYGRKAKKGDWRTNVTSGGSVIVRDCDEEVINLAKRAAKALNIEIAGVDIIYDREHEEYVVLEVNGIPAFATPEQEKLGLNFNDKKIEKIVELINKKIKDKK, from the coding sequence ATGGCAAATGTTGGCATATGGATGTATCAAAATGGGGGAGGAGATATTATTCAAAAAAAGCTTGTAAATAGACTCCAAGATTATTCTCATAAAGTATTTACAGGATTAAATTTACGATATGCCATAGCGGAAAATGGAAAAATATTATTAAATGGAATAAATATGTATGAGCTTGACTGCTTTTTTAGTTATAACGCAGGTGAGCAGACAAAATATCAAGTATACATGTATGAACAGTTAGATAAGCATATCACATGTATTAATAATTTTAGTGCATTTAGTATCAGTGAAGATAAATTTAAAACAAATGATATATTAAGAAAAAATGGTATTAAAACAGCAGACTATTTTTTATGCCATAGAGAAGATATAGAAACTATTCGAAACAAAGTTTTAGAATGGGGAAAAGCTGTTTTTAAAACTGTTGACGGATGGGGCGGTTTAGGAATGGCTCTTGTTGATAGTAAAGATAAACTTGATATGATTTTACCTTTTTTAAATCAGACAGATTTGAGATTTTTCTATATAGAAAAGTTTATTGATTATGATGGTAGTGATTTTAGAGTAGATTTAGTTGATGGAGAATTTATTGCTTGTTATGGAAGAAAAGCAAAAAAAGGTGATTGGAGAACCAATGTTACAAGTGGAGGAAGTGTTATTGTAAGAGATTGCGATGAAGAGGTAATTAATTTAGCAAAAAGAGCTGCAAAAGCGCTAAATATCGAAATTGCAGGGGTAGATATTATTTATGATAGAGAGCATGAAGAGTATGTTGTTTTAGAGGTAAATGGAATTCCTGCATTTGCAACTCCAGAACAAGAAAAATTGGGTTTAAATTTTAATGATAAAAAAATAGAAAAAATAGTTGAATTGATAAATAAAAAAATAAAGGATAAAAAATGA
- a CDS encoding M20 family metallopeptidase — protein sequence MYDFSELAELININSYTKNKDGVDKNGQIMREKFEKLGFKTTVYKRENIGNHLLFQSPKKDGKKMLLLGHLDTVFPLGSFEEFSEDEEWIYGPGVCDMKGGNMVMVEALRRQKEIFNIDVLLVSDEETGSEDSKNLTYNLAKNYDYCLVFEAAGKNDEIVTARKGIATFYIDIIGKAAHAGNCYTQGADANQEAAHKILALSHLTDLNNHTTVNVGKIEGGIGANTISPYAKLICEARFVSAKERDRVFDEINEIVNTSFIKDTNSTLSGGLQRDVMEETSEQLNFIKKLEKWSGKKLLTEKRGGGSDANIAASAGCITLDGFGPYGDGDHTIHERASKKSYIDRIELVSKIFSEFIKN from the coding sequence ATGTATGATTTTAGTGAATTAGCTGAACTTATAAATATAAACTCATATACAAAAAATAAAGATGGAGTTGATAAAAATGGACAAATAATGAGAGAAAAGTTTGAAAAACTTGGATTTAAAACAACTGTTTATAAAAGAGAAAATATTGGAAATCATCTTCTTTTTCAATCTCCAAAAAAAGATGGAAAAAAAATGCTTTTACTTGGTCATTTAGATACTGTATTTCCGCTTGGAAGTTTTGAAGAGTTTAGTGAAGATGAAGAGTGGATTTATGGGCCTGGGGTTTGCGATATGAAAGGCGGAAATATGGTTATGGTTGAAGCGTTAAGAAGGCAGAAGGAAATTTTTAATATAGATGTTTTGCTTGTTAGTGATGAAGAGACAGGAAGTGAGGATTCAAAAAATCTTACATATAATTTAGCGAAAAATTACGATTACTGTTTAGTTTTTGAAGCTGCTGGAAAGAATGATGAGATAGTTACCGCAAGAAAAGGAATAGCAACATTTTATATAGATATAATTGGAAAAGCTGCTCATGCTGGAAACTGCTATACTCAAGGAGCAGATGCAAATCAAGAAGCAGCTCATAAGATTTTAGCACTTTCTCATTTAACAGATTTAAATAATCATACAACTGTAAATGTTGGGAAAATTGAGGGTGGAATTGGAGCAAATACTATAAGTCCATATGCAAAATTGATTTGTGAAGCAAGATTTGTAAGTGCTAAAGAGAGAGATAGAGTCTTTGATGAGATAAATGAGATAGTTAACACATCTTTTATTAAAGATACAAATTCTACATTAAGTGGCGGACTTCAAAGAGATGTTATGGAAGAAACTAGTGAGCAGTTAAATTTTATAAAAAAGTTAGAAAAATGGAGTGGAAAGAAACTACTCACAGAAAAAAGAGGCGGAGGAAGTGATGCAAACATTGCAGCCAGTGCTGGATGTATTACTTTAGATGGATTTGGTCCATATGGAGATGGAGATCATACTATTCATGAAAGAGCAAGCAAAAAAAGTTATATTGATAGAATAGAATTAGTTAGTAAAATATTTTCAGAATTTATAAAAAATTAA
- a CDS encoding EAL domain-containing protein, with the protein MGVDIKGFIKKEIKKEYFRFWIVKKNWKFLYKGLKSLLKNKPKAGELEEFGKECYENSIPFGEISIFLDIFSKKLSENEKKNLDKNKNSFAKGYIDARLPNEIINFTNQVHNNGIFVSKDKIIISKYLTFWLIEFIEHILYHTPAPETSEKKSDFGKWLKEYKGVYFDDEKIKKHFITLSSSMHHTAADAIFFYHEKEYFYFVLLYLDMLSFALQLQGLLSSLFLEEKLLSLYIDPVTEIPNRFQLQKDFKIFKNPTLLLVNIRDFSKINAIYGNRFGDSVLKIVAKFIETLDIIKVYRIFADEFAILVDSDKLAKKVFNDLDEKIVLKEIGYTVSFYGAYKKLSETALEECEYALINAKEKKLVNADEIKDLINQYKNELSLTNILKASLTTDSVVPFFQPIFDYKKGKINKYECLMRVIEKDKILNPGQFLDDLKKMPIYSEYTKTILNKSFETFKNTKYEFSVNFSVLDIENMYTVSYLKALIKQYPEVANRLTIEITESEAIKNYKTINNFIKEIKNYGVKISLDDFGTGFSNFSQISKLDLDYVKIDGSIISNILNDDKVKKIFYSILDLAKSMNLKTVAEFVSDKEIFEFLKDSDVDLAQGYFIGKPEPKLQEN; encoded by the coding sequence ATGGGGGTTGATATTAAAGGTTTTATAAAAAAAGAGATAAAAAAAGAGTATTTTAGATTTTGGATAGTAAAGAAAAATTGGAAATTTCTTTATAAAGGGTTAAAATCACTTCTTAAAAATAAGCCAAAAGCAGGTGAACTGGAAGAATTTGGTAAAGAGTGTTATGAAAACTCTATTCCTTTTGGAGAGATTTCAATTTTTTTAGATATTTTTTCCAAAAAGCTAAGTGAAAATGAGAAAAAAAATCTTGATAAAAACAAAAATAGTTTTGCAAAAGGGTATATTGATGCAAGACTTCCAAATGAAATAATAAATTTTACAAATCAAGTTCACAATAATGGAATTTTTGTATCAAAAGATAAAATTATTATCTCAAAATATTTGACTTTCTGGCTTATAGAGTTTATAGAGCATATTTTATATCATACACCTGCTCCAGAAACTTCGGAAAAGAAAAGCGATTTTGGCAAATGGCTAAAAGAGTATAAAGGTGTATATTTTGATGATGAAAAGATAAAAAAACATTTTATAACTCTTAGCTCGTCAATGCATCATACAGCTGCGGATGCAATATTTTTTTATCATGAAAAAGAATATTTTTATTTTGTTTTGTTATATCTTGATATGCTCTCTTTTGCGCTTCAATTGCAAGGACTTTTAAGTTCACTGTTTCTTGAGGAAAAACTTCTATCTTTATATATTGATCCAGTTACTGAAATTCCAAATAGATTTCAACTTCAAAAAGATTTTAAAATTTTTAAAAATCCAACTCTGCTTTTGGTAAATATTAGAGATTTTTCTAAAATAAATGCAATTTATGGAAATAGATTTGGAGATAGTGTATTAAAAATAGTTGCTAAATTTATTGAAACATTAGATATTATAAAAGTTTATAGAATTTTTGCAGATGAGTTTGCTATTCTTGTAGACAGTGATAAACTCGCAAAAAAAGTATTTAATGATCTTGATGAGAAAATTGTTTTAAAAGAGATAGGATATACAGTCTCTTTTTATGGTGCATATAAAAAATTGAGTGAAACTGCTCTTGAAGAGTGTGAATATGCTCTAATTAATGCTAAAGAGAAAAAACTTGTTAATGCTGATGAGATAAAAGATTTGATAAACCAATACAAAAATGAACTCTCTTTAACTAATATTTTAAAAGCATCTTTAACAACCGATTCAGTTGTCCCATTTTTTCAGCCGATATTTGATTATAAAAAAGGTAAGATTAATAAATATGAGTGTTTAATGAGAGTTATTGAAAAAGATAAAATATTAAATCCAGGCCAATTTTTAGATGATTTAAAAAAGATGCCAATCTATTCAGAATATACTAAAACAATATTAAATAAAAGTTTTGAAACATTTAAAAATACAAAATATGAATTTTCAGTAAATTTTTCTGTTTTAGATATAGAAAATATGTACACTGTTTCTTATTTAAAAGCTTTAATAAAGCAGTATCCAGAAGTTGCAAATAGATTAACAATTGAGATAACTGAATCAGAAGCCATTAAAAACTATAAAACTATTAACAATTTTATAAAAGAGATTAAAAATTACGGAGTAAAAATTTCTTTGGATGATTTTGGTACAGGATTTTCAAATTTTTCACAGATATCAAAGCTTGATTTAGATTATGTAAAAATTGATGGGTCTATAATTTCAAATATTTTAAATGATGATAAAGTGAAAAAAATATTTTATTCTATTTTAGATCTTGCAAAAAGTATGAATTTAAAAACGGTTGCTGAATTTGTATCTGATAAAGAGATTTTTGAATTTTTAAAAGATAGTGATGTTGATTTGGCTCAAGGATATTTTATAGGAAAACCTGAGCCAAAATTACAAGAGAATTAG